The following nucleotide sequence is from Catillopecten margaritatus gill symbiont.
CGATTTTAAGGGCGTAATCAATGGTTTGGGTGAATTTTTTATCCTCTTTATTGGCGTAATGTTTGCTGAGTTTTGCCAAGGCAACAGTCGCCAAAGCAATGCCAATCAACGCCAAAGGCAACTCCAGCAACCTATCTGAATAATACAACCAAGTCACGCTACCACTCACCAATAGCGTGGCAATCATCGTGTCAATTAATAGGTTAATTTGCGACACTGAAACGCCGAATAGGGCGGGCAGCATCCGTTTTTTTAGGGTTTTAACGGCTTCGTGTTCGCCCCTCACCAAGCGCGGCATTTTTTTGAGTTTAAGCAGAAATGGAATTTGAAATAATAACTGCACCACACCACCAATCAACACGCCCCAAGCAAGTGCCATAATTGGGGTTTCCAAATGTGTTGATAAATAAACCGCAGACAAAATCATTGAAATGTTTAACAATACCGGTGTAAAGGCAGGCACAGCAAAGCGGTCGTAAGAATTAAGAATACTGCCAGCAAAAGCAGTTAAAGAAATCAACAACAAGTAAGGAAAGGTAATTCTAAGCATATCCGATGCCAAATTAAATTTAGTCGGGTCGGCATCAAAATAAAATCCCCAAGCGAACGCAAAGATAATAACGGGGGCAATAATGACTGCAATCAGAGTAAGAATGATTAAAACTTTTAAAAACTTGGTGCCAATATGGTTGATGACATTTTGCACTTCTGCTTCGTTGTGATTGGCTTTGGCATCTGCTAAAATCGGCACAAATGCCTGTGAGAAAGCCCCTTCACCAAACAAGCGTCTAAGAAAATTAGGGATTCTAAAAGCGACTAAAAAAGCATCTGTTAAGCCATTGGCACCAAAATATCGAGCAACGAAATAATCACGAACTAAGCCTAATATTCTTGACAAAAAAGTCATCACAGTAACAATGCTACTGGATTTTAAAAAAGATTTATCGGCTGACACTATTCCTCGTTAGGACCACGCATAATGCCCGCTTTTGAGCTGCGAATACATTTGACGAATTGCATTACCTCATTGTGGTCAGACTCTGTTTCTTCCAATTCTTGAAGTGACTGATCCAGCAAGCCAGAGCCACGATAAACGACTTTAAAGGCGCGTTGAATAGCGGCAATTGCGCTTGGGGTAAAGCCACGACGACGCATACCTTCGGCGTTAATACTACGAACACGGGTTTGCACACCTGAGGCGAGCATATAAGAAGGAATATCTTTATTAACCTGACAACCCATACCAATATAGGTGTGCATACCAATCATACATTTTTGTTTAACCAGCGTAAACCCCCCTAAAATTGCCCAATCTTGAATACGCACATGCCCTGCCAAAGAAGCATTGTTTGACATAATAATATGGTCGCCAATTTGACAATCATGAGCGATATGCACATATGCCATTAACATATTTTTAGAGCCTACACGGGTAATGGACTCGTCTTTTTCTGTGCCACGGTTAATGGTGCAAAATTCACGAATTAAATTATCGTCACCAATAATTAGATTGGAATCTTGTTCAGCTGCATAAGTAACATCTTGTGGGTCACCGCCAATTGAGGCAAATGAGTAAATATGGTTATTTTTACCAATTTTGGTTGGACCCTGGATGACTGCATGGGACTCTACAATTGTGCCGGAGTCGATTTCCACATTAGCACCAATGATAGCATAAGCGCATATTTCAGCACTTTCATGAATTTCTGCACTAGGGTCAATAACTGCACTTGGATGTATTGCCATGATACTCTCCTTTAATCAGCTGCTTTTTGGGTGCACATTAACTCAGCTGAGGTAACCACTTTATCATCAACTTTGGCAATACATTTAAATTTCCAGATGCCGCGTTTAACTGTCATTACTTCTACTTCAAGTCTTAATTGGTCCCCAGGCTCAACCATGCGTTTAAAACGTGCTTTATCAACACCAACCAGCATATAAATTTGTCCGTCAATCGGTTTGCCAACTTCAGATTTAAATGCCAATATGCCTGTGGCTTGTGCCAATGCTTCAATGATTAAAACCCCTGGCATAATCGGTTGCGCAGGAAAATGACCAGTGAATTGTGGCTCGTTGTAAGTAACATTTTTAAGGGCGACAATCGATTTGCCAATTTCTAATTCTAAAACCCTGTCAATCAATAAGAAAGGGTAGCGGTGCGGCAGATAATTCTTGACATCTTGTATGTTCATTTCCATAGTTGATTCCCTTTATAGGTTTTTTAATTTAATATTTAAATGTTTTGTAATTTTAGCAAGTTTTGATAACCATAATTGGGTTCTTTTCCATTCTGAATGCTTGGAAATAGAGGTAAAACCTGTATAGTAACCCGTTTTTAAGTGTTTATCTACCGTGCTTGAGCCTGTAATAATAGTGTTATCTTCAAGGTGCATGTGACTGGCAATCACTGCACCACCACCAACTTGGCAATATTTACCTAAAACGGCACTACCACCAATAGTCACACCTGCGGCAATTGCTGTATCTGCACCTAGAATAACATTATGAGCGATATGCACCAAATTATCCAAATGCACACCATTTTGAATTTGAGTATCTTCTAAAGTACCTCTGTCGATGACGGTGTTAGCACCAATATTAACCTTGTTGCCAATGACTACATTACCCAGGTGGGCGATGCTGTGCCAGTGCTTGTCTTTATCTAAGACATTACCAAAGCCTTCTGAGCCAATGACTACACCAGCAGAAATAACAATGTCATCGCCAAGAGTACAACCTTGCAAAATAGTGACATTTGGCTGGATATTGACATTATTACCAAGGATGACACCTTGTTCAATCGTTGTATAAGCGCCAATGATACAGTTTTTGCCAATAATTACATTTTTACCAATGGTGCAGTTTGCAGCAATATTGTCGCTATCAATAATAGCACTCGAATGAATACCATTAAGATGTGTCGTTTTCTGTTTGAAATAATGAGTAATCTTGGCAAATGCTAAATACACATTGTTAACTACCAGCGCATTAGTGGGGCAATCATCTAATAAGTTTTTAGAGATAATTACAGCACCTGCTTTTGAAGCAATCAAGTCTGATTTATATTTATCACTGGCAATATAAGTTAATTGGTCTTTTTGTGCATTAGCACTGGTTGCAAGACTGTTAATTTTTAACGATGGATCACCAATCAAATCTGCATCAATGAAAGTGGCAATATCTTCCAGTGTATACATGACTTAAATACCTTTTCTAAAAAAAACTTTAGAAGGTTGTGCCAATGGTAAATTCAAAAGTCTTGGTATCATCACCCGTTTTCTTTATAATTGGCTTAGCCGCATAAACACCAAGAGGCCCAACAGGGGTTAACCAAGTAAATGCCACACCTGCAGAAGCACGAAAGTCTTTTCCAGTATTAAGGCTAGAGGCTTTAGTGCTCACTGCACCCGTATCAATGAATGCACTAATACGCATATTTTTACTGTCTTTTATAAAGGTCAATGGTGAAATTAATGATGCACTCATTAACAGAGATAACTCACCACCTTTGGCCTTGTTGGTGCCTGTATATTTTTCACCTAAAGAGTTAAAGTCGAAGCCACGCACAGAGGAAGAACCACCTCCATAATAACGCTCAAAGAATGGCAGTTCTTTATTGCCGTAACCTTGTGCCACACCTGCTGAAGCGTTTACTTTGAAAGTAACATTGTTAGATACCGGGTAATAACTCTTGTGTGAAGTGTTTACCTTATAGTATCTGAAATCAGCAACTGGCAATGCTACAGCAACATTTACATTGTTGGTTATACCTTTGGTCGGAAAATTGTAATCATCCAGTGTATTGTTGTTCCAATTTACACTCAATTTGGCTTCAGTTGAATTTTTGTTATTATATTTAGTACATTGTGTTGCTTCTTGAGTTAAGAATGTTGTTCCACAAGTAACTTTTTTAGTAGAAAGTTTTAAATCTGCACTAATGCGTGTCTCTTTAGTGATAGGAATACCATAACCAACACTTCCTCCTTTTTCATTAATTTTATAAGAAGACACATCGAGCTCTGCACCGTCGGTCTTTTTAGTAAATACACCATAACTTAGACTGTGCTTATCTTGGGTAAAGTAAGGATTTAAGAAATAAAATCTTATTTCTTTTACCGCTTTAGATTGAGCTATTGAAGCGTTTAATGTGTTACCTGTGCCCAAGAAGTTTTTCTCTGAAATACCAACATTAAAGGAAGCGCCAGAACTGTTAGAATGTGATAACCCAACTGAGAAAGTACCTGTTTTAGTTTCTTCAACAATAAAATGTAGATTAACTTTGTCTTCAAAGCCTTGCACTTTAGAGGCATTCATTTTCACATCAGAGAAATAACCAAGACGTTTAATCTTGTCAATAGAAGCTTTTAATTCTTTATCTGAGTACAAACCACCTTCGTAAATACCGATTTCACGACGAACCACTTCATCTTGCGTTCTAGTATTGCCACTAATAGTAATGCGATTTACATAGACTTTTTTATTGGTTGCTATCTTAAAGTTTAAATTAACCGTGTGTGCTGCTTTATTTTCATCCGTTGCCACATCTACTTTAGCAAAAGCGTAACCTTGATTAGTGTAAACATCAGTGACGGCTTCAATGCTATTAATAACTTTTTTACGTTTAAAAACATCACCTTCACTAACCGTTAGTAATTTTGTTAGACTTGACTCCGATTCATTGAGCATTTCACCTGAGAAGCCAATTGTGCCAACTTTATATTCATCACCTTCTTTTACTTGTATAGCAATATTAATACTTTCTTTGTTGTTGGATAGTTCACTCGTAACCTTGGTCA
It contains:
- the murJ gene encoding putative lipid II flippase MurJ; this translates as MSADKSFLKSSSIVTVMTFLSRILGLVRDYFVARYFGANGLTDAFLVAFRIPNFLRRLFGEGAFSQAFVPILADAKANHNEAEVQNVINHIGTKFLKVLIILTLIAVIIAPVIIFAFAWGFYFDADPTKFNLASDMLRITFPYLLLISLTAFAGSILNSYDRFAVPAFTPVLLNISMILSAVYLSTHLETPIMALAWGVLIGGVVQLLFQIPFLLKLKKMPRLVRGEHEAVKTLKKRMLPALFGVSVSQINLLIDTMIATLLVSGSVTWLYYSDRLLELPLALIGIALATVALAKLSKHYANKEDKKFTQTIDYALKIGLILGAPACAGLVLLAEPLLITLFQYDEFSPFAAHQSSLSLMAYGAGLMAFIMVKILAPVFLSRGDTKTPVKVGVIAMVSNVFLNIFFAYYYAHMGLAIATSISAAINAFLLYYYLKKDTIFSLSDDFFRMFLQVLLATIIMATFIVNFNQEISHYLNASVWQRVQSIGFIIGSSALIYFASLKILGVKLGKL
- the lpxA gene encoding Acyl-[acyl-carrier-protein]--UDP-N-acetylglucosamine O-acyltransferase; the encoded protein is MAIHPSAVIDPSAEIHESAEICAYAIIGANVEIDSGTIVESHAVIQGPTKIGKNNHIYSFASIGGDPQDVTYAAEQDSNLIIGDDNLIREFCTINRGTEKDESITRVGSKNMLMAYVHIAHDCQIGDHIIMSNNASLAGHVRIQDWAILGGFTLVKQKCMIGMHTYIGMGCQVNKDIPSYMLASGVQTRVRSINAEGMRRRGFTPSAIAAIQRAFKVVYRGSGLLDQSLQELEETESDHNEVMQFVKCIRSSKAGIMRGPNEE
- the fabZ gene encoding 3-hydroxyacyl-[acyl-carrier-protein] dehydratase FabZ, producing the protein MEMNIQDVKNYLPHRYPFLLIDRVLELEIGKSIVALKNVTYNEPQFTGHFPAQPIMPGVLIIEALAQATGILAFKSEVGKPIDGQIYMLVGVDKARFKRMVEPGDQLRLEVEVMTVKRGIWKFKCIAKVDDKVVTSAELMCTQKAAD
- the lpxD gene encoding UDP-3-O-acylglucosamine N-acyltransferase, which produces MYTLEDIATFIDADLIGDPSLKINSLATSANAQKDQLTYIASDKYKSDLIASKAGAVIISKNLLDDCPTNALVVNNVYLAFAKITHYFKQKTTHLNGIHSSAIIDSDNIAANCTIGKNVIIGKNCIIGAYTTIEQGVILGNNVNIQPNVTILQGCTLGDDIVISAGVVIGSEGFGNVLDKDKHWHSIAHLGNVVIGNKVNIGANTVIDRGTLEDTQIQNGVHLDNLVHIAHNVILGADTAIAAGVTIGGSAVLGKYCQVGGGAVIASHMHLEDNTIITGSSTVDKHLKTGYYTGFTSISKHSEWKRTQLWLSKLAKITKHLNIKLKNL
- the bamA gene encoding Outer membrane protein assembly factor BamA, translating into MKRIILKLALIIGLLNASFAFAVPIKNIEILGLNAISRGTALSYLPVEVGDDYRVQTSTQIIRTLYKTQFFKDIEVLQVGETLKITLVENPHIKYVELINQSEKVFDEETIKQVLTSMSLTQGKIFNDRQLDRLIGQLEATYISKGYYNIKITKNVEIDSQNRVGVELDVAEGEIARIKTMHITGNKTEEEGDLLDLFEIGKADWFPLNYFTEKDHYSKVALDAGVEALKSHYINKSYLDFEVTKVTSELSNNKESINIAIQVKEGDEYKVGTIGFSGEMLNESESSLTKLLTVSEGDVFKRKKVINSIEAVTDVYTNQGYAFAKVDVATDENKAAHTVNLNFKIATNKKVYVNRITISGNTRTQDEVVRREIGIYEGGLYSDKELKASIDKIKRLGYFSDVKMNASKVQGFEDKVNLHFIVEETKTGTFSVGLSHSNSSGASFNVGISEKNFLGTGNTLNASIAQSKAVKEIRFYFLNPYFTQDKHSLSYGVFTKKTDGAELDVSSYKINEKGGSVGYGIPITKETRISADLKLSTKKVTCGTTFLTQEATQCTKYNNKNSTEAKLSVNWNNNTLDDYNFPTKGITNNVNVAVALPVADFRYYKVNTSHKSYYPVSNNVTFKVNASAGVAQGYGNKELPFFERYYGGGSSSVRGFDFNSLGEKYTGTNKAKGGELSLLMSASLISPLTFIKDSKNMRISAFIDTGAVSTKASSLNTGKDFRASAGVAFTWLTPVGPLGVYAAKPIIKKTGDDTKTFEFTIGTTF